A region of Bacillus cabrialesii DNA encodes the following proteins:
- a CDS encoding MerR family transcriptional regulator: protein MVGRDIDGAETYRISELAALAGVTKRTVDYYTNLGLLTPARSCSNYRYYDKHALKRLIFIVDCKKQRLALSDIKDRLENQFPSSAKKNDEIGKLALEIAHMNQNISGILHRFERLEPEDRDKLKSELTPEKLAVFQSFMLLLS from the coding sequence ATGGTTGGGAGGGATATAGATGGGGCTGAGACTTATCGCATCAGTGAACTAGCGGCACTTGCCGGAGTAACGAAACGGACAGTTGATTATTATACGAACCTCGGTCTGCTTACGCCGGCCAGATCCTGTTCGAATTACCGTTACTACGACAAACATGCACTCAAACGGCTTATATTTATTGTAGATTGCAAGAAGCAGCGATTGGCCCTGTCCGATATTAAAGATCGACTGGAGAACCAGTTTCCCTCTTCAGCTAAAAAGAATGATGAAATTGGAAAGCTGGCATTAGAAATTGCTCATATGAATCAAAACATCTCCGGAATCTTGCATCGGTTTGAACGGCTTGAGCCCGAGGATCGTGACAAGCTGAAAAGCGAGCTCACACCTGAAAAGCTCGCCGTGTTCCAATCATTTATGCTGCTGTTAAGTTAA
- a CDS encoding NAD-dependent epimerase/dehydratase family protein encodes MKVVVTGAAGKIGRWAVRTILEAGHDVTASDRLLREESASKKFIQADLRDYGQVCQLVMGCDAVVHLGNIPTDVRNTSQAIFENNMLVNFNVLEACKDFKIPKLVWASSETVLGYPFVPKELSYLPVDEEHPTIVKSSYAMAKRLTEILSDMYAKLTKTQIVTLRFANIYEPDEYEKIPGMHWNEQQKEIQKKNAWAYCDVRDAAHACLLAVEKNNLGNDIFHITAPDTIMKEPSEDLVKRFFPDVSLKRDIKGYETLMAIDKAKKILGYEPRYTWRSVLNNDGSLKALPEDQLSLSKI; translated from the coding sequence ATGAAAGTAGTGGTAACCGGGGCAGCAGGCAAAATAGGGCGGTGGGCCGTAAGAACAATATTGGAGGCCGGCCATGATGTAACAGCGTCAGATCGATTATTAAGAGAAGAATCAGCATCGAAAAAATTTATTCAAGCAGATTTGCGGGATTATGGCCAGGTATGCCAGCTTGTTATGGGCTGTGATGCTGTGGTCCACCTCGGGAATATCCCGACCGATGTCAGGAATACCTCTCAGGCGATATTTGAAAATAATATGCTCGTCAATTTTAATGTCCTAGAAGCCTGTAAAGATTTTAAAATCCCTAAGCTGGTATGGGCTTCAAGTGAAACGGTGCTGGGATATCCGTTTGTTCCGAAAGAGCTCAGCTACCTTCCTGTAGACGAGGAGCACCCGACGATCGTAAAATCATCGTATGCCATGGCGAAACGGCTGACAGAAATTCTCTCAGATATGTATGCAAAGCTTACCAAAACACAAATCGTCACTCTCCGTTTTGCGAATATATATGAGCCTGATGAGTACGAAAAGATCCCCGGGATGCACTGGAACGAACAGCAAAAAGAGATACAAAAGAAAAATGCATGGGCGTATTGCGATGTAAGAGATGCAGCACACGCTTGCCTTCTTGCAGTTGAAAAAAATAATCTCGGGAACGATATCTTCCATATTACTGCGCCGGACACCATTATGAAAGAACCGAGTGAAGACTTGGTTAAACGGTTTTTCCCGGATGTCTCTTTAAAAAGAGATATAAAAGGATATGAAACGCTGATGGCAATCGATAAAGCGAAAAAAATCCTTGGTTATGAACCGCGTTATACTTGGCGTTCTGTTTTAAACAATGACGGCTCACTCAAAGCACTGCCTGAGGATCAGCTTTCATTATCCAAAATATAA
- a CDS encoding glycerophosphodiester phosphodiesterase, translating to MYTIAHRGASGYAPENTMAAFDLAAKMSADMIELDVQLTKDRQIVVIHDDRIDRTTNGSGFVKDFTLEELQKLDAGSWYGPAFQGERIPTLEAVLKRYHKKIGFLIELKGHPSQVGIEEEVGQLLGQFSFSINNIVQSFQFRSVQRFRELYPSIPTAVITRPNFGMLSRNQLKACQSIANYVNIKYTRLNRLMIASAHKNGLKVFAWTVKNQKIAAKLQAMGVDGIVTDYPDFIMKDGEHEKI from the coding sequence TTGTACACTATTGCCCATCGAGGAGCATCCGGCTACGCTCCTGAAAACACAATGGCCGCATTTGACCTTGCGGCGAAAATGAGTGCAGATATGATCGAACTGGATGTCCAGCTTACAAAAGACAGGCAAATTGTTGTAATACACGATGACAGGATTGACCGAACAACAAACGGATCGGGTTTTGTTAAGGATTTTACATTGGAGGAATTACAGAAACTCGATGCCGGAAGCTGGTACGGCCCCGCTTTTCAGGGAGAGCGTATTCCAACCTTGGAAGCGGTGCTCAAGCGGTATCATAAAAAAATCGGCTTTTTAATTGAATTAAAAGGCCATCCATCTCAAGTCGGAATTGAAGAAGAGGTGGGACAGCTGTTAGGGCAATTTTCTTTTTCTATCAACAATATTGTCCAATCCTTTCAGTTCCGCTCCGTCCAGAGGTTCCGCGAGCTTTATCCATCGATTCCGACAGCGGTCATTACAAGGCCTAATTTTGGCATGCTGTCCAGAAATCAGCTGAAGGCCTGCCAATCGATTGCAAACTATGTCAATATCAAGTACACACGTCTTAACCGGCTGATGATCGCTTCCGCCCATAAAAACGGCTTAAAAGTATTTGCGTGGACTGTCAAGAATCAAAAGATAGCTGCAAAATTACAAGCCATGGGGGTGGACGGCATCGTAACAGACTACCCGGATTTCATCATGAAGGATGGCGAACATGAAAAGATATAG
- a CDS encoding NAD(P)/FAD-dependent oxidoreductase, translating to MKKIIVVGAGILGASTAYQLAKMGAEVLIIDRKDKGQATHAAKGIICPWLSPRKNQAWYRMAKAGAHFYPSFIEELRREGEKETGYAPVGALSIHPEKEKIEKIEKRVQKRKQDAPEIGEVSFLSEMKTVGMFPLLDERYHSIHISGAARVDGEMLRDALLRAAQRKGAVFLTGDAKLQYHSKRVTGVTVGDECYSADKVIVCAGVWADQLLAPLGIRFKVSVQKAQIIYVQVPDVNDMDSWPAVMPPSKEYLLAYADKRMAIGATREDDIEGHNVRITAGGLQELLNKGLEMAPGLTNSIFQEARVGFRPFTPGDVPVIGPLHGWDGIIAANGLGSSGLTMGPYMGLQLAKLALKMDVDIHLEDYDIKKAAEDH from the coding sequence ATGAAAAAAATCATCGTAGTAGGGGCTGGAATTTTAGGAGCCTCAACAGCATATCAATTAGCCAAAATGGGGGCCGAGGTTCTTATTATAGATCGGAAAGATAAGGGACAGGCCACACATGCAGCGAAAGGCATTATTTGTCCATGGCTGTCACCCAGGAAAAATCAGGCGTGGTACAGGATGGCAAAGGCAGGAGCGCACTTTTACCCCAGTTTCATAGAGGAGCTTAGAAGAGAAGGCGAGAAAGAAACGGGTTATGCTCCTGTCGGTGCTCTTAGTATCCACCCTGAGAAAGAAAAGATAGAGAAAATTGAAAAACGGGTCCAGAAACGTAAACAAGATGCCCCGGAAATTGGTGAAGTTTCCTTTCTTTCTGAAATGAAAACCGTTGGCATGTTTCCGCTGCTGGATGAACGGTACCATTCCATTCATATAAGCGGAGCCGCCCGAGTGGATGGCGAGATGCTGAGAGATGCATTATTACGTGCTGCTCAAAGAAAGGGCGCCGTTTTTTTAACAGGGGATGCCAAGCTTCAATATCATTCGAAACGGGTGACAGGAGTAACTGTCGGTGATGAATGTTATTCTGCTGACAAGGTGATTGTTTGCGCCGGTGTATGGGCAGACCAGCTGCTGGCACCTTTAGGCATTCGTTTCAAAGTAAGCGTGCAAAAAGCGCAAATCATATATGTGCAGGTCCCGGACGTAAACGACATGGACAGCTGGCCGGCTGTGATGCCGCCTTCTAAGGAATATCTTTTAGCTTATGCTGACAAGAGAATGGCCATCGGAGCGACTCGTGAAGATGATATAGAGGGACATAATGTACGGATAACGGCCGGTGGGCTGCAGGAATTGTTGAACAAAGGTCTAGAAATGGCTCCTGGTTTAACAAACAGCATCTTTCAAGAAGCAAGAGTCGGTTTCCGCCCTTTTACACCAGGTGATGTGCCGGTGATCGGACCTCTTCACGGCTGGGACGGGATCATAGCAGCGAATGGCCTTGGATCGTCAGGGTTGACAATGGGACCCTATATGGGGCTGCAGCTGGCGAAGCTGGCTCTCAAAATGGATGTAGATATTCATTTAGAAGATTATGATATAAAAAAAGCAGCAGAAGATCATTGA
- a CDS encoding YhdX family protein yields MGKGRIRVEERIKAETDAEMQKATLLDQTQTKKSK; encoded by the coding sequence ATGGGTAAAGGGAGAATCAGAGTGGAGGAAAGAATTAAAGCCGAAACGGATGCTGAAATGCAAAAAGCAACTCTCCTTGATCAGACACAAACGAAAAAAAGTAAGTGA
- a CDS encoding fluoride efflux transporter FluC, producing the protein MKRYSAVFIGGALGACLRYGLNMWIHTDQFPKATWLENAAGSLLLGILTGFLMIRAKRPLLSALLGTGFCGGFTTMSTFSKETVMLLQAQSSLAVLYMAVSLISGIVLALIGVLAGRRIAGIQQRKGLPE; encoded by the coding sequence ATGAAAAGATATAGCGCGGTTTTTATCGGAGGCGCGCTTGGCGCCTGTCTCCGATACGGATTAAACATGTGGATACACACCGATCAGTTCCCAAAAGCAACCTGGCTGGAAAATGCGGCAGGCAGCCTTCTATTAGGCATTCTGACCGGATTTTTGATGATCAGGGCAAAACGGCCTCTGCTGTCGGCTTTATTAGGCACCGGCTTTTGCGGCGGCTTTACGACAATGTCCACGTTTTCAAAAGAAACGGTGATGCTTTTGCAGGCACAATCCTCTCTGGCTGTTTTGTATATGGCAGTCTCATTGATATCGGGAATCGTTCTTGCGCTGATTGGCGTTTTGGCCGGACGGCGCATAGCAGGCATCCAGCAAAGAAAGGGGCTGCCTGAATGA
- a CDS encoding hemolysin family protein: MDDIDSLILIGVLIALTAFFVASEFAIVRVRRSRIDQLITEGNKRAILAKRVITDLDEYLSASQLGITLTSIGLGVLGEPAFERLLHPLFEQLGLPESVSHAVAFAVAYGLITFLHVVVGELAPKTVAIQKAEQLTLLIAGPLRLFYLLLFPFIWILNGAARLLCGMFGLKPASEHDGSHSEEELRMLLSESLKNGEINPSEYKYVNKIFEFDNRIAKEIMIPRKEMAAVSTEMTMAEMLEVMLKEKYTRWPVTDGDKDSVIGLVNTKHLFSDLLFMTEEERMKMTIHPYVRPVIEVIETIPVHDLLIKMQRERIHMAILSDEYGGTSGLVTTEDILEEIVGEIRDEFDEDEQPLIQQLGDRHYVMDGKVRIDQVNSLLGASIQEDVDTIGGLILKENIDIEAGESIRIGSYTIKVLKLDGRLIKQIDIKEEAGNTMGTMAHHTLPMPEPVMLNSATLSEK; the protein is encoded by the coding sequence ATGGACGATATTGACAGTCTGATTTTAATTGGTGTGCTCATTGCTTTAACCGCGTTTTTCGTTGCGAGCGAGTTTGCGATTGTTAGAGTAAGGAGATCCAGAATTGATCAGCTTATAACGGAAGGAAACAAACGGGCGATACTCGCAAAGCGTGTCATTACAGATTTGGATGAATATTTATCCGCATCCCAGCTGGGCATTACATTGACATCAATCGGGCTTGGCGTGCTGGGGGAGCCGGCATTTGAACGGCTGCTGCATCCTTTGTTTGAACAGCTTGGCCTGCCGGAATCGGTTTCTCATGCGGTCGCTTTTGCGGTCGCGTACGGCTTGATCACGTTCCTGCACGTTGTTGTAGGCGAGCTGGCCCCGAAAACCGTCGCGATTCAAAAGGCAGAGCAGCTGACCTTGCTGATAGCGGGTCCATTGCGTTTATTCTATTTGCTCCTGTTTCCGTTTATTTGGATCCTCAATGGAGCGGCGCGGCTTTTATGCGGCATGTTCGGTTTAAAGCCTGCGTCAGAACATGACGGGTCCCATTCTGAGGAAGAACTCAGAATGCTGTTGTCTGAGAGTTTAAAAAACGGAGAGATTAATCCGTCTGAATATAAATATGTAAATAAAATTTTTGAATTTGATAATCGCATTGCCAAAGAAATTATGATACCGCGGAAGGAAATGGCCGCTGTGTCAACAGAGATGACGATGGCAGAGATGCTTGAAGTCATGCTGAAGGAAAAATACACGCGCTGGCCTGTCACAGATGGGGACAAAGACAGTGTCATCGGTTTGGTCAATACGAAGCATTTGTTTTCTGATTTGCTGTTTATGACAGAAGAGGAACGAATGAAGATGACGATCCATCCGTATGTCCGGCCGGTAATCGAAGTGATTGAAACCATCCCGGTTCATGATCTGCTGATTAAAATGCAGCGTGAACGCATTCATATGGCCATATTGTCTGATGAATACGGAGGAACCTCGGGACTGGTGACGACAGAGGATATTCTTGAGGAAATTGTCGGCGAGATCAGAGATGAATTTGACGAAGATGAACAGCCGCTGATCCAACAGCTTGGCGATCGCCATTATGTGATGGATGGAAAAGTACGGATCGATCAGGTGAACAGCCTTCTCGGCGCGTCGATTCAAGAAGACGTCGATACGATCGGCGGGCTGATATTGAAAGAAAACATCGATATTGAAGCTGGTGAATCCATCCGAATCGGTTCTTATACGATAAAGGTGCTGAAGCTGGACGGCCGATTAATCAAGCAAATCGATATTAAAGAAGAAGCCGGCAACACCATGGGCACTATGGCGCACCACACGCTGCCGATGCCCGAGCCTGTGATGCTGAACAGTGCAACCTTGAGCGAGAAATAA
- a CDS encoding NAD-dependent protein deacylase, which produces MEAFSNILNEAQRIVVLTGAGMSTESGIPDFRSDGGIWTEDASRMEAMSLDYFLSHPRLFWPKFKELFQMKMSGSFEPNEGHLLLAVLEKQGKQVDIFTQNIDGLHKKAGSRHVYELHGSIQTAACPACGARYDLPHLLEREVPECTARRKDGEICGTVLKTDVVLFGDAVLHFDTLYEKLEQADLLLVIGTSLEVAPARFVPEDASRIPGMKKVIINLEPTYCDSLFDMVIHHKIGEFARGLGIKK; this is translated from the coding sequence TTGGAAGCATTCAGCAATATTCTAAATGAAGCGCAGCGAATTGTCGTGCTGACCGGAGCGGGAATGAGCACAGAATCAGGGATTCCCGACTTTCGTTCAGACGGCGGCATTTGGACGGAGGATGCCTCAAGAATGGAAGCGATGAGCCTTGATTATTTTTTAAGCCATCCGCGTCTGTTTTGGCCTAAATTCAAAGAGTTGTTCCAGATGAAAATGAGCGGCAGCTTTGAACCGAATGAAGGGCATTTGCTTTTAGCCGTGCTGGAGAAGCAAGGGAAGCAGGTCGATATTTTTACACAAAACATTGATGGTCTCCATAAAAAAGCCGGGAGCAGACATGTGTACGAACTTCACGGCTCTATCCAGACAGCAGCTTGTCCGGCATGCGGCGCCCGATATGACCTCCCGCATTTACTGGAGCGGGAGGTGCCGGAGTGTACGGCGCGCAGAAAAGATGGTGAGATTTGCGGAACGGTATTAAAAACCGATGTTGTCCTCTTTGGCGATGCCGTCTTGCACTTTGACACCCTTTATGAAAAGCTGGAGCAAGCAGATCTTTTGTTGGTCATCGGCACGTCTCTAGAAGTCGCTCCGGCTAGATTTGTGCCTGAGGACGCAAGCCGGATTCCCGGCATGAAGAAAGTCATCATTAACCTCGAGCCGACGTATTGCGACAGCTTGTTTGACATGGTCATCCATCATAAAATCGGCGAGTTTGCCCGAGGTTTGGGAATAAAAAAGTGA
- the mscY gene encoding small-conductance mechanosensitive channel protein MscY gives MPDYLQQYFTLDKIIQIGISLAILLVFLILRKLFTRYFFQLLFNLTNRPKTEIFKQVVLAFDKPARWFFVALGLFLAIRYSPFLDAQMPLISKIYRSLIVALLCWGLCNLTAASSFIFHKVNQRFELDMDDILAPFLSKLLRFVIIALSVSVIAQEFNYDVNGFVAGLGLGGLAFALAAKDTISNFFGGIIIITEKPFTIGDWVETSMVTGSVEDITFRSTRFRTAQGALVTVPNSTLSMEAITNWTRMTKRQITFSIHVSYATPIENLERSIRSLRTMLLEHEGVDHETIMVNFDTFADSYYNLFFNFYTKTTVWAENLNIREDINYKIIEILGAEGVQFAYPGQMVVVKQKHESDPFQVNLNKEEKERA, from the coding sequence ATGCCAGATTATTTGCAGCAATATTTCACGCTTGATAAAATCATACAAATCGGCATCAGCCTGGCGATTTTGCTGGTGTTTCTTATACTCAGAAAACTGTTTACAAGATATTTCTTTCAGTTGCTTTTTAATTTGACAAACCGGCCGAAAACCGAAATTTTCAAACAGGTGGTTTTAGCGTTTGACAAGCCGGCCAGATGGTTTTTTGTTGCCTTGGGACTGTTTTTAGCGATCCGGTATTCACCGTTTTTAGACGCGCAAATGCCGCTCATCAGCAAAATATACCGCTCGCTGATTGTAGCACTTTTGTGCTGGGGACTTTGTAATTTGACCGCAGCGTCTTCGTTTATCTTCCATAAGGTGAATCAGCGCTTCGAGCTGGACATGGATGATATTCTGGCGCCGTTTTTATCCAAATTGCTCCGTTTTGTGATCATTGCGCTCAGTGTCAGCGTGATTGCCCAGGAATTCAATTATGATGTCAATGGATTTGTAGCAGGGCTTGGCCTTGGCGGACTGGCTTTTGCGCTTGCAGCGAAGGATACCATCAGCAACTTCTTCGGCGGCATCATTATTATCACTGAAAAGCCGTTTACCATCGGTGACTGGGTGGAGACGTCGATGGTTACCGGATCAGTCGAGGATATTACCTTCAGAAGCACGAGATTCAGAACAGCACAGGGGGCGCTTGTAACGGTGCCGAACTCTACACTGTCGATGGAAGCGATCACGAACTGGACTAGAATGACCAAACGCCAGATCACGTTTTCCATCCATGTATCCTACGCTACGCCGATTGAGAACCTTGAACGATCCATTCGTTCTCTCAGAACAATGCTTTTGGAGCATGAGGGCGTTGATCATGAAACAATCATGGTCAACTTTGATACGTTTGCCGACAGCTACTACAATTTATTTTTCAACTTCTATACAAAAACAACGGTTTGGGCTGAAAACCTCAATATTAGAGAGGACATCAACTATAAAATCATTGAAATCCTCGGTGCAGAAGGTGTGCAGTTTGCATATCCCGGCCAAATGGTTGTTGTAAAGCAAAAGCACGAAAGCGACCCATTCCAAGTGAATCTCAATAAAGAGGAAAAGGAACGGGCTTAA
- a CDS encoding hemolysin family protein, with translation MDIVNLILVAVLIALTAFFVASEFAIIRIRGSRIDQLIAEGNKAAIAVKKVTTHLDEYLSACQLGITLTSIGLGVLGESTIERLLHPLFVQMNVPSSLSHVISFIFAYAIITFLHVVVGELAPKTFAIQKAEAVSMLFAKPLIWFYRIMFPFIWLLNNSARLLTKAFGLETVSENELAHSEEELRIILSESYKSGEINQSEFKYVNKIFEFDDRLAKEIMIPRTEIVSLPHDIKISEMMDIIQIEKYTRYPVEEGDKDNIIGVINIKEVLTACISGEVSVDSTISQFVNPIIHVIESAPIQDLLVKMQKERVHMAILSDEYGGTAGLVTVEDIIEEIVGEIRDEFDIDEINEIRKIGEGHYILDGKVLIDQVNDLLGIHLENEEVDTIGGWFLTQKYDVEKDDSIIEEGCEFIINEIDGHHVAYIEVKKLAVEELVEAGESKEA, from the coding sequence TTGGACATAGTGAATTTGATTTTAGTCGCTGTTTTAATCGCCCTGACGGCATTTTTCGTGGCATCTGAGTTTGCCATTATCAGAATCAGAGGCTCACGGATCGATCAGCTGATCGCGGAAGGAAATAAAGCAGCAATAGCCGTAAAGAAAGTGACCACGCATCTTGATGAATATTTATCTGCGTGTCAACTCGGAATTACATTGACTTCTATCGGATTAGGGGTTTTAGGTGAGTCAACAATTGAAAGGCTTCTTCACCCGCTTTTCGTACAAATGAATGTTCCAAGTTCCCTTTCACATGTGATATCGTTTATTTTTGCGTACGCCATTATCACATTCCTGCACGTTGTTGTCGGAGAACTTGCACCTAAGACTTTCGCTATCCAAAAAGCGGAAGCCGTGTCTATGCTGTTTGCGAAACCGCTGATCTGGTTTTACCGCATCATGTTCCCGTTCATTTGGCTTTTGAACAATTCCGCACGGTTATTGACAAAAGCATTTGGCTTGGAAACTGTTTCAGAAAACGAACTCGCTCACTCTGAAGAAGAGCTGCGAATCATTCTGTCTGAAAGCTATAAAAGCGGTGAAATTAACCAGTCAGAGTTTAAATATGTGAATAAAATCTTTGAATTTGACGACAGGCTCGCGAAAGAAATTATGATTCCGCGGACCGAAATTGTCAGTCTTCCGCATGACATCAAGATTTCTGAAATGATGGACATCATTCAAATTGAAAAATATACCCGCTACCCTGTGGAAGAGGGCGATAAAGATAACATTATCGGGGTTATTAATATTAAAGAAGTGCTGACCGCCTGCATAAGCGGCGAGGTGTCAGTTGATTCCACAATTTCACAATTCGTCAACCCGATCATTCATGTCATTGAATCTGCGCCGATCCAAGATCTGCTTGTCAAAATGCAAAAAGAGAGGGTCCACATGGCCATCCTGTCTGATGAATACGGCGGTACTGCGGGCCTCGTGACGGTTGAAGACATCATTGAAGAAATCGTCGGCGAAATTCGAGATGAGTTTGATATTGATGAAATTAACGAAATCCGTAAAATTGGCGAAGGCCATTATATTCTTGACGGAAAAGTATTAATCGACCAAGTAAACGACCTGCTCGGCATTCATTTAGAGAACGAAGAAGTCGATACAATCGGCGGCTGGTTCCTTACCCAAAAATACGATGTTGAAAAAGACGATTCTATCATCGAAGAAGGCTGCGAATTTATCATTAACGAAATCGACGGCCACCATGTCGCTTATATTGAAGTCAAAAAGCTCGCGGTAGAAGAGCTGGTCGAAGCTGGAGAATCGAAAGAAGCATAA
- the crcB gene encoding fluoride efflux transporter CrcB has translation MTLAGIFIAGGLGAMLRFWLGNVITAKTKGLSLPIGILTVNILGALGLGIFTGLHVTNASASLIIGTGFFGAFTTFSTFSVESVQLLLAKRVMVSILYIALTLCGSLLAFWCGWTIAA, from the coding sequence ATGACACTAGCCGGTATCTTCATAGCGGGCGGACTTGGCGCCATGCTGCGCTTCTGGCTTGGCAATGTCATCACAGCCAAAACAAAAGGTCTCAGCCTGCCCATTGGCATATTAACAGTCAATATACTCGGAGCTCTCGGACTCGGAATATTTACAGGGCTTCACGTTACAAATGCTTCAGCCTCCCTTATCATCGGCACGGGTTTTTTCGGTGCCTTTACGACCTTTTCCACCTTCAGTGTTGAAAGTGTTCAGCTCCTGCTGGCCAAACGCGTAATGGTAAGCATCCTGTACATCGCCCTGACGCTTTGCGGGTCGCTTTTGGCGTTTTGGTGCGGCTGGACAATCGCAGCGTAA
- a CDS encoding pyridoxal phosphate-dependent aminotransferase: MKLAGLSREIEENLHKGSWIRKLFDEGARLKKEFGDDQVFDFSLGNPIVEPPEAFKRALIEEAEKGNHGYIQNQGLPEAREKVAQFLASRFEAEFSAERVVMTVGAGGALNVALKSIVNPGEEVIILAPYFAEYKLYIENYGGKAVSCPLTSRFEIDIEAVRQSITPKTKGLILNTPHNPTGTVLSQKNIDDLGALLKEIEEKSGQTIYVLFDEPYSQLIYDAELANPFQSYHRVILASSFSKDLGIAGERLGYIGLDSKMPDAGLLINAFVYCNRTLGFVNAPVMMQRAVARMDDLRVDASAYKERRDLIVGILKEAGFEFEMPKGGFFVFPKSPIEDEVAFCVHAAQKYKLLIVPSSGFGMKGHFRLSFSVPIEQIKNSRDIFVSLYKDFA, translated from the coding sequence ATGAAATTGGCTGGGTTATCCCGGGAAATTGAAGAAAACTTACATAAAGGATCGTGGATTCGCAAGCTGTTTGATGAAGGCGCAAGGCTGAAGAAAGAGTTCGGGGATGACCAGGTATTTGATTTTTCACTCGGGAATCCGATTGTTGAACCGCCTGAAGCTTTTAAGAGAGCATTAATAGAGGAAGCTGAAAAAGGCAATCACGGATACATACAAAACCAAGGGCTTCCGGAAGCGAGAGAAAAAGTCGCACAATTTCTGGCCTCCCGTTTTGAAGCGGAGTTCTCGGCGGAACGCGTCGTCATGACGGTGGGCGCGGGCGGCGCTTTGAATGTCGCGTTAAAAAGTATCGTAAATCCGGGTGAAGAGGTGATTATTCTCGCACCTTACTTTGCCGAGTATAAACTGTATATTGAGAACTACGGGGGAAAGGCTGTGAGCTGCCCGTTGACGTCCCGGTTCGAGATCGACATTGAAGCGGTAAGGCAATCGATCACTCCAAAGACGAAAGGGCTGATCCTCAATACACCTCATAACCCGACAGGCACTGTTCTCAGCCAGAAAAATATAGATGATTTAGGCGCCTTATTAAAAGAAATAGAAGAGAAGAGCGGACAAACGATTTACGTGCTGTTTGATGAACCGTACAGTCAATTAATCTATGATGCAGAATTGGCAAATCCGTTTCAATCGTATCATCGTGTGATTTTGGCGAGCTCATTCAGTAAGGATCTCGGTATAGCCGGGGAGCGGCTCGGATATATCGGTTTAGACAGCAAGATGCCGGATGCCGGTCTTTTGATCAATGCTTTTGTGTATTGTAATCGAACGCTTGGATTTGTAAATGCGCCTGTCATGATGCAGCGGGCAGTGGCAAGGATGGATGATTTAAGAGTAGACGCAAGCGCTTATAAAGAGCGCAGGGATTTAATCGTCGGCATTTTAAAGGAAGCTGGTTTTGAATTTGAAATGCCGAAGGGCGGTTTCTTCGTTTTTCCGAAATCACCAATAGAAGATGAAGTCGCTTTTTGCGTGCACGCCGCCCAAAAATACAAATTATTAATCGTGCCGAGCAGCGGTTTTGGAATGAAAGGGCATTTCCGTTTATCCTTCAGTGTGCCGATAGAACAGATTAAAAATTCCCGGGATATCTTTGTATCCTTATATAAAGATTTTGCTTAG